A single region of the Brachypodium distachyon strain Bd21 chromosome 3, Brachypodium_distachyon_v3.0, whole genome shotgun sequence genome encodes:
- the LOC104584290 gene encoding auxin-responsive protein SAUR32, whose protein sequence is MKQQHQATRCHLLSRTASRNDAAEAMAPAITKGCATFWVAENKGRDQPLRRFAVPVALLGHPRILELLGEAREEYGYSHQGAVVVPCGAERFQRAVDAARADNRQHHHHHHFGLPHLAGCFKPSHVVA, encoded by the coding sequence atgaagcagcagcaccaaGCAACACGGTGCCATCTCCTCTCCCGGACCGCCTCCCGCAACGACGCGGCGGAGGCAATGGCGCCGGCGATCACCAAGGGCTGCGCGACGTTCTGGGTCGCGGAGAACAAGGGTCGGGACCAGCCGCTGCGGCGGTTCGCGGTGCCGGTGGCGCTGCTGGGGCACCCGCGGATCCTGGAGCTGCTcggggaggcgcgggaggAGTACGGGTACTCGCACCagggcgccgtcgtcgtcccctGCGGCGCCGAGCGATTCCAGAGGGCGGTGGACGCGGCGAGGGCAGATAACAGgcaacaccaccaccatcatcaCTTCGGCCTTCCTCACCTTGCCGGGTGCTTTAAGCCCTCGCATGTTGTTGCTTAG